The following proteins are encoded in a genomic region of Zea mays cultivar B73 chromosome 9, Zm-B73-REFERENCE-NAM-5.0, whole genome shotgun sequence:
- the LOC100283108 gene encoding pollen-specific arabinogalacta protein BAN102 precursor, with translation MEMKKVACAVLAAAASATVVLAAEAPAPAPTSASSAAFPAVGAVLGASVLSFFAYYLQ, from the coding sequence ATGGAGATGAAGAAGGTCGCCTGCgccgtcctcgccgccgccgcctccgccacCGTGGTCCTCGCCGCCGAGGCCCCGGCGCCCGCCCCCACCAGCGCCTCCTCGGCCGCGTTCCCGGCCGTCGGCGCCGTGCTGGGCGCCTCCGTGCTCTCCTTCTTCGCCTACTACCTGCAGTAA